In one window of Halanaerobiaceae bacterium ANBcell28 DNA:
- a CDS encoding glutamate synthase subunit beta translates to MGKTRGFIEYQRELPKDLSPVKRIENWQEFKLPFSMEASQIQGARCMECGIPFCHSGIELNALTSGCPINNLIPEWNDLIYRGLWQEAVKRLLKTNNFPEFTGRVCPAPCEGSCTLGMNEPAVTIKANEYQIIEKAFKEGWIKAEPPIYRTGKNVAIVGSGPSGLACADQLNKEGHHVTVYERDDRVGGLLTYGIPNMKLDKVKVVQRRIDLMKEEGIDFITNTEVAKDISLSKLKEDYDALVLCGGATKPRDLDLPGRELNGVHFAMDFLKANTKKILDSVIPSKYISNEYISAKDKKVIIIGGGDTGTDCLATSIRQGCESVVQFEIMPQAAEERQADNPWPEWPKTLKVDYGQEEAISLYGSDPRNYQIMSKKFEGDEQGNLQEVHTVNIKWEKNESGRFIPVEIPGTEKVWKADLVLLAMGFIGPEKTLIEEIGLEQDQRSNVKADYGDFSTNIDGIFAAGDMRRGQSLVVWAIDEGRKAAKAVDEFLSKL, encoded by the coding sequence ATGGGAAAAACTAGAGGCTTTATAGAATATCAGAGAGAACTGCCCAAAGATCTTTCACCTGTAAAAAGAATAGAAAACTGGCAGGAGTTTAAGCTTCCTTTTAGTATGGAGGCTTCTCAAATCCAGGGTGCCAGATGTATGGAATGTGGCATACCTTTTTGTCATAGTGGTATAGAATTGAATGCTTTAACATCTGGCTGTCCTATTAACAATCTAATCCCTGAATGGAATGATCTCATATATAGAGGACTGTGGCAGGAGGCAGTAAAAAGGTTGCTTAAGACAAACAACTTTCCAGAGTTCACAGGCAGGGTTTGCCCGGCCCCCTGTGAAGGCTCCTGTACACTAGGGATGAACGAACCCGCAGTTACAATTAAAGCCAATGAATATCAAATAATTGAAAAGGCTTTCAAAGAGGGTTGGATTAAAGCAGAACCACCAATATATAGGACAGGAAAAAATGTGGCCATTGTAGGTTCTGGCCCCTCAGGCCTAGCCTGTGCAGATCAATTAAACAAAGAAGGACATCATGTAACTGTTTATGAAAGAGATGATAGAGTAGGTGGACTTTTAACCTATGGAATACCTAATATGAAACTTGATAAAGTGAAAGTAGTACAACGAAGAATTGATTTGATGAAAGAAGAAGGAATTGATTTCATCACCAATACCGAGGTTGCTAAAGATATATCTCTTTCTAAATTGAAAGAGGACTATGATGCACTTGTCTTGTGTGGAGGAGCTACTAAGCCAAGAGATTTAGATCTTCCTGGGAGAGAATTAAATGGTGTCCATTTTGCTATGGATTTTTTAAAGGCTAATACGAAAAAGATACTGGATTCAGTAATTCCTTCTAAGTATATAAGTAATGAGTATATAAGTGCTAAGGATAAGAAGGTGATAATTATTGGTGGAGGAGATACTGGAACAGATTGTCTTGCTACTTCAATTAGACAGGGTTGTGAAAGTGTGGTCCAGTTTGAGATCATGCCTCAGGCAGCTGAAGAACGTCAGGCAGATAATCCCTGGCCTGAATGGCCTAAAACCTTAAAAGTGGACTATGGTCAGGAAGAAGCTATTAGCTTATATGGTTCAGATCCTCGCAATTATCAAATTATGAGCAAAAAATTCGAAGGAGATGAGCAGGGTAATTTGCAGGAAGTTCACACTGTCAATATCAAGTGGGAAAAAAATGAATCAGGACGTTTTATTCCTGTAGAAATACCAGGGACAGAAAAGGTCTGGAAGGCTGATCTTGTCTTATTGGCAATGGGTTTTATTGGTCCCGAAAAAACATTAATAGAAGAGATTGGATTGGAACAGGATCAACGCTCAAATGTTAAAGCAGACTATGGTGATTTTTCTACTAATATAGACGGTATTTTTGCTGCAGGTGATATGAGAAGAGGTCAGAGTCTGGTAGTATGGGCTATTGATGAAGGTCGCAAGGCAGCTAAGGCTGTAGATGAGTTTTTATCAAAATTATAA
- a CDS encoding LL-diaminopimelate aminotransferase produces MFIDDKIAQRLGGLNFGKDKEIYKFEKIKRAKIAALKENPNREIIDMGVGEPDKPADLSIVKVLAEEAAKAENRFYADNGILEFQESAGRFLEEVYGVKIKDPEKQIIHGIGSKPILAMLPIVFINPGDYLLSTSPGYPVTSTYTKFLGGEVHNLALKEENNFFPDFTEIPEEILKKAKLLYICYPNNPIGQVANKEFFEKVVDFAKKNNIFVIHDAAYSALTFDGYSPLSFLSVEGAMDVGVEVHSMSKSYNMTGWRMAFVVGNEKAIKGYGTVKDNSDSGQFRAIQKASAYALDHPELIDVNRERYSRRFDLLIDALKDIGFDARKPKASFYSYVKMPLGTEDGIRFNNAEECSTYLIKEAGVSTVPWDDAGSYLRFSVTFAAEDELEEKEIIQEFRERMKKLKLVF; encoded by the coding sequence ATGTTTATAGATGATAAAATTGCTCAACGTTTAGGTGGATTGAACTTTGGCAAGGATAAAGAAATATATAAATTTGAGAAGATTAAAAGGGCAAAAATTGCTGCATTAAAGGAAAATCCTAATAGAGAAATAATAGATATGGGGGTAGGAGAGCCTGATAAACCAGCTGATTTATCTATAGTGAAAGTGCTTGCTGAAGAAGCAGCTAAAGCTGAAAATAGGTTTTATGCTGATAATGGTATATTGGAATTCCAGGAATCTGCAGGAAGATTTTTAGAAGAGGTATATGGTGTAAAGATAAAAGATCCTGAAAAGCAGATAATTCATGGTATTGGATCTAAGCCAATATTGGCTATGCTACCAATTGTCTTTATAAATCCAGGAGATTATTTACTAAGCACTTCTCCTGGTTATCCTGTCACATCAACTTATACTAAATTTCTGGGAGGAGAAGTTCATAACTTAGCTTTAAAAGAAGAAAATAATTTCTTTCCTGATTTTACTGAAATACCTGAAGAGATATTAAAAAAAGCGAAACTTTTATATATATGTTACCCCAATAATCCTATTGGTCAGGTGGCAAACAAAGAATTCTTTGAGAAGGTAGTTGATTTTGCAAAAAAGAATAATATATTTGTTATCCATGATGCTGCATACTCAGCTCTGACTTTTGATGGCTATTCTCCACTGAGCTTTTTATCAGTTGAAGGTGCTATGGATGTAGGAGTTGAAGTACACTCAATGTCAAAATCATATAATATGACTGGCTGGAGGATGGCCTTTGTAGTAGGAAATGAGAAAGCAATTAAAGGATATGGAACAGTTAAGGATAATAGTGACTCGGGTCAGTTTCGAGCTATTCAGAAAGCATCAGCATATGCTTTAGATCATCCAGAATTGATTGATGTAAATCGAGAAAGATATTCAAGGAGATTTGACCTATTAATTGATGCTTTGAAAGATATTGGCTTTGATGCTAGGAAGCCTAAGGCTTCTTTTTATAGCTATGTTAAAATGCCTCTTGGTACTGAAGATGGTATTAGATTTAACAATGCAGAAGAATGTTCAACATATCTTATCAAAGAAGCTGGAGTATCAACAGTTCCATGGGATGATGCTGGCTCATATTTACGTTTTTCTGTAACCTTTGCAGCTGAAGATGAGCTTGAAGAGAAAGAGATTATCCAGGAATTTAGGGAGCGAATGAAAAAACTGAAACTTGTATTCTGA
- the carA gene encoding glutamine-hydrolyzing carbamoyl-phosphate synthase small subunit — MYSEGGFNIKAILVLEDGFSLVGKTFAGSGEIFGELVFNTSMTGYQEIITDPSYKGQIVTMTYPHIGNYGINTEDNESSRPQLEAIVVREYCDFPSNWQSVESLKSFLNRYNIIGIEGIDTRALTLHIREKGAMKAIISTIDDDIKSLQEKVNSYPGLIGVDMVAKVSCKNEYTWNENGKYNVLAIDYGIKKSILKELEKNNCRVTVVPADTSAEKILEKDPDGIFLSNGPGDPAAVPYAVETVKELMGKKPIFGICFGHQILAQSLGLETYKLKFGHRAANHPVKDLKTQHVDISSQNHGFCVKFAEEKDYLAEHNNINTNYLVENTCPKDLEITHINLNDNTIEGLNHPRLKCFSLQYHPEAGPGPHDARHVFEDFIKLMSE, encoded by the coding sequence TTGTATTCTGAAGGGGGTTTTAATATCAAAGCTATATTAGTTCTTGAAGATGGATTTTCTCTTGTGGGTAAGACTTTTGCTGGTAGTGGAGAAATCTTTGGTGAACTAGTCTTTAACACAAGTATGACTGGTTATCAGGAAATAATTACTGATCCATCATATAAGGGGCAGATTGTAACAATGACTTATCCTCATATAGGTAACTATGGTATAAATACTGAGGATAATGAATCAAGTAGGCCACAGCTGGAAGCAATTGTAGTTCGTGAATATTGTGATTTTCCATCTAACTGGCAATCAGTAGAGAGTCTTAAAAGCTTTTTAAATAGATACAATATTATAGGAATTGAAGGAATAGATACTAGGGCTTTAACACTTCATATTAGAGAAAAAGGTGCTATGAAAGCAATTATATCTACTATTGATGATGATATAAAAAGTTTACAGGAAAAAGTGAATTCTTATCCTGGTCTTATTGGTGTAGATATGGTAGCTAAAGTTAGCTGTAAAAATGAGTATACATGGAATGAAAATGGTAAATATAATGTTTTGGCTATTGATTATGGTATTAAAAAAAGTATCTTAAAAGAACTTGAAAAAAATAACTGTCGGGTAACTGTTGTACCTGCTGATACCTCAGCAGAAAAAATATTGGAAAAAGATCCTGATGGAATCTTCCTTTCCAATGGCCCTGGCGATCCTGCTGCTGTTCCCTATGCAGTAGAAACAGTAAAAGAACTCATGGGGAAAAAGCCGATTTTTGGTATATGTTTCGGACATCAAATTCTGGCTCAGTCACTTGGTTTAGAAACCTATAAATTGAAATTCGGTCACAGAGCTGCTAATCATCCTGTAAAAGACTTGAAAACACAGCATGTAGATATATCAAGTCAGAATCATGGTTTTTGTGTAAAATTTGCTGAAGAAAAAGATTATCTAGCAGAGCATAATAATATTAATACAAATTATCTTGTTGAGAATACTTGTCCAAAAGACCTGGAGATTACTCATATTAATCTAAATGATAATACTATTGAAGGTTTAAATCATCCTAGACTAAAGTGTTTTTCTTTACAATATCATCCTGAGGCTGGACCTGGTCCTCACGATGCAAGGCATGTTTTTGAGGACTTTATAAAGTTAATGAGTGAATAA
- the carB gene encoding carbamoyl-phosphate synthase large subunit: MPKRTDIKKILIVGSGPIVIGQGCEFDYSGSQACKALKEEGYEIVLINSNPATIMTDPEMADKTYIEPIDPGIVEKIIAKERPDALLPTLGGQTGLNIASALHENAVLKKYNVELIGANFEAIQTTEDRQLFKDVMNKIDVGVLKSAHVTTLEDALAFADQHSYPLIIRPSFTLGGSGGGIAYNVEELKEIASSGISLSPTNQILIEESIIGWKEYELELMRDKNDNVVIVCSIENLDPMGIHTGDSITVAPIQTLSDREYQDMRNDALKIIREVGVETGGSNIQFAVNPEDGRRVVIEMNPRVSRSSALASKATGFAIAKIAAKLAVGYTLDELDNEITYETPTCFEPAIDYVVTKIPRWDFEKFPGVKNELTTQMKSVGEVMGIGRSFKESLQKALRSMEQDRYGWGADGKDIYSYQELSNIAFAFKDKNRYSKQEYSKVEETINDIKAKLITPNNQRIFYLRYALLIGMDIDDIYKYTKIDKWFLYNLQEILEMEFELRKHSLDNIDEDLFYQAKQYGFSDKQLAYIFKTDEKQIREYREKAAIGAVFKLVDTCAGEFKAYTPYYYSSYDFTDESHRSEKSKIMILGGGPNRIGQGIEFDYCCVQAAYSLKEEGKEVIMVNCNPETVSTDYDSSDKLYFEAITLEDVLSICKKEDPDGVILQFGGQTPLKLAFALEKEGINVLGTSPKSIDLSEDREKFSEILKKLALKQPANGIAYSYQEAKEIAERIGYPVLVRPSYVLGGRAMEVVYDSSSLEDYIEKAVDLSPEHPILIDRFLESAIEVDVDALADGENCIVGGIMEHIEMAGVHSGDSACALPPYSLSDDILEEIKIQTKKLAKELDVFGLLNIQFAVKDKEIFILEVNPRASRTIPFVSKTIGKSLAKMATRVMLGEKIVNLDISEYKRTEYIAVKEAVFPFNKFPGVDIALGPEMRSTGEVMGIDENFGLAFAKAQLSAGVVLPLEGNVLITVSDRQKSNLLQIAKRFIKQGFSLLGTKGTAQYLREHGLEIKTVPKIDEGRPDILDYMKNNQLQFLINNPEGKGALDDEIKMRREALTKNIPHATTIQGALAAIEGIEELKANKQAVKALQEYYQVK, translated from the coding sequence ATGCCAAAACGGACTGATATAAAGAAAATATTGATTGTTGGTTCTGGACCTATAGTTATTGGCCAAGGTTGTGAATTTGATTATTCTGGTTCTCAGGCCTGTAAGGCTTTAAAAGAAGAGGGTTATGAAATTGTTTTAATTAATAGTAATCCTGCTACGATAATGACAGATCCTGAAATGGCTGACAAAACATATATAGAACCTATTGATCCAGGAATTGTAGAAAAAATAATTGCCAAAGAAAGGCCGGATGCCTTACTTCCCACTTTAGGAGGGCAGACCGGGCTTAATATTGCCTCAGCACTTCATGAGAATGCTGTGTTGAAAAAATATAATGTAGAATTAATCGGGGCAAACTTTGAGGCAATTCAAACAACTGAAGATCGTCAATTATTTAAAGATGTGATGAATAAGATAGATGTTGGAGTATTGAAAAGTGCTCATGTTACTACATTAGAAGATGCCCTTGCTTTTGCAGATCAACATTCTTATCCATTGATAATAAGACCTTCTTTTACTCTTGGGGGCTCTGGTGGGGGAATTGCCTATAATGTTGAAGAATTAAAGGAAATTGCCAGTAGTGGTATATCTTTAAGCCCTACCAATCAAATATTAATTGAAGAGTCAATTATCGGATGGAAAGAATATGAACTGGAATTAATGAGAGACAAAAATGATAATGTAGTAATTGTATGTTCAATAGAGAATCTTGATCCTATGGGTATCCATACTGGTGATAGTATCACTGTTGCTCCAATACAAACATTGTCTGATAGAGAATATCAGGATATGCGAAATGATGCCCTGAAGATTATCCGTGAAGTTGGAGTAGAAACAGGAGGGTCTAATATTCAGTTTGCTGTTAATCCTGAGGATGGTCGTAGAGTAGTGATTGAAATGAATCCACGGGTCTCACGTTCATCTGCTCTAGCTTCCAAGGCTACTGGATTTGCTATAGCAAAAATAGCTGCAAAGCTGGCTGTAGGCTATACGCTCGATGAACTGGACAATGAGATCACTTATGAAACCCCTACTTGTTTTGAACCTGCCATTGATTATGTAGTCACTAAAATACCCCGCTGGGATTTTGAAAAATTTCCTGGAGTAAAGAATGAACTTACAACACAAATGAAATCTGTTGGTGAAGTAATGGGTATTGGAAGAAGCTTTAAAGAATCACTACAGAAAGCTTTGCGTTCTATGGAACAGGATAGGTATGGCTGGGGTGCTGATGGTAAAGATATCTATAGTTATCAGGAATTAAGCAATATTGCTTTTGCGTTTAAGGATAAAAATAGATATTCAAAGCAAGAGTATTCTAAGGTAGAAGAGACGATCAATGATATCAAAGCTAAGTTAATTACGCCAAATAATCAGCGTATTTTTTATTTGCGATATGCTTTGCTAATTGGCATGGATATTGATGATATATATAAATATACAAAGATAGATAAATGGTTTCTTTATAATTTGCAAGAAATACTAGAAATGGAATTTGAATTAAGAAAACATAGTTTAGATAATATAGATGAGGATTTGTTTTATCAGGCCAAACAATATGGCTTTTCTGATAAACAATTGGCCTATATTTTTAAGACTGATGAAAAACAAATTCGGGAATATAGAGAGAAAGCAGCAATAGGAGCTGTTTTTAAACTTGTTGATACCTGTGCAGGTGAATTTAAGGCTTACACTCCTTACTATTATTCCAGTTATGATTTTACAGATGAAAGTCATAGATCAGAGAAAAGCAAAATTATGATTTTAGGTGGAGGCCCTAATCGTATTGGACAGGGTATAGAATTTGACTATTGCTGTGTGCAGGCGGCTTATTCTTTGAAAGAAGAAGGCAAAGAGGTTATAATGGTAAACTGTAATCCTGAAACTGTTAGTACTGATTATGATAGCTCTGATAAACTATATTTTGAAGCAATTACCTTAGAAGATGTACTGAGTATTTGTAAAAAAGAAGATCCAGATGGTGTTATCCTCCAATTTGGGGGACAAACACCATTAAAATTGGCCTTTGCACTTGAAAAAGAGGGTATTAATGTTCTAGGTACCTCTCCTAAAAGCATTGATCTTTCTGAGGATAGAGAAAAATTTTCTGAAATTCTTAAAAAATTAGCTTTAAAACAACCGGCCAATGGGATTGCATATTCATATCAAGAGGCAAAAGAAATTGCTGAAAGAATTGGCTACCCGGTTCTGGTCAGACCTTCATATGTTCTAGGGGGAAGGGCTATGGAGGTAGTTTACGATAGTTCATCTCTGGAAGATTATATTGAAAAGGCTGTTGACTTATCTCCTGAACATCCTATATTAATTGACAGGTTCCTGGAATCAGCTATTGAAGTTGATGTAGATGCTCTTGCAGATGGTGAAAACTGTATTGTAGGAGGTATTATGGAGCATATAGAAATGGCCGGGGTTCATTCAGGTGATAGCGCTTGTGCCTTGCCTCCTTATAGTCTATCAGATGATATTCTTGAAGAGATAAAGATACAGACAAAGAAACTAGCAAAGGAATTAGATGTGTTTGGATTATTAAATATTCAATTTGCAGTTAAGGACAAGGAAATATTTATACTGGAAGTGAATCCAAGGGCCTCTCGAACTATACCATTTGTAAGTAAGACAATAGGTAAGTCCCTTGCTAAAATGGCCACCAGAGTAATGTTAGGAGAAAAAATTGTAAATTTAGACATAAGTGAATACAAGAGGACTGAATATATTGCAGTTAAAGAAGCTGTTTTTCCTTTTAACAAATTTCCTGGTGTAGATATTGCTCTGGGTCCGGAAATGCGTTCCACAGGTGAAGTAATGGGTATTGATGAAAATTTTGGTTTAGCTTTTGCCAAGGCACAGTTATCAGCAGGTGTAGTTTTACCACTTGAGGGTAATGTATTAATTACAGTTAGTGATAGACAAAAGTCTAATTTACTCCAAATTGCCAAACGATTTATCAAACAGGGATTTTCACTATTAGGCACAAAAGGGACAGCTCAATATTTAAGAGAACATGGACTTGAAATAAAGACAGTTCCTAAAATTGATGAAGGCAGACCAGATATACTGGATTATATGAAAAATAATCAGCTGCAGTTTTTGATCAACAATCCTGAAGGAAAGGGAGCACTGGATGATGAGATAAAAATGAGAAGAGAGGCTCTGACAAAGAATATACCACATGCAACTACAATTCAGGGAGCTCTGGCTGCTATCGAAGGTATAGAAG